CCAGTTCCGATCCGGAGAGGCCGAGCGCGCCCGAACTGGCGAGGTCGGCGACGACCTGCGTGTAGTGGAACACGTCGCCCTCGCCCCACTCGCAGGCCTCGAACTCGGGGTACTCGTTCATGAACGTGTTGTAGGCGTGGGGGTCCGTCGTGACGATGGACTGGAACTCACAGTCCAGTATCGCCTCGGTGTTGTCCTCGACGAGCATCTCGTAGAGCCCCTCCTCACCGACGCGGCGAACGTCGTTGCCGTCGGTCTGTTCGGCCTCGTAGAGGATGCCGTAGTCCACGTCGGCGGCCTCAAAAACCCGGGCCAGCGCGCGTGCGATCTCCTGATTGCGCTCGTCGTAGCTCGGGTAATCGCCGACGTACCAGAGGAACTCGACGGGTTCGTCGCGGGCGTCGGGCACCTCGAAGTCGAGGTCCTCGGTCCAGTCCGGCCGGGCGCGTTCGGGGTCGCCGAAGGTGTTGCCGTGCTGGAACACGTTCATCATCGCGTCCTGCACGTGTTCGTCCATCTCGCCGGCTTCGGTGAGCCGGCGGTTCATCTCGGTGAACTGCGTGACGTGCTCGATATCGACTGGGCAGGCGTCCATGCAGGCCATACAGGACATGCAGGACTCCATCGTGTGGGCGTCGATAACCGACGTACCGCCGTCGGCGACGATGGGCACGTCCTCGCCGCCGGCGTCGCGCTCCTCGCGGTAGCGTTTCAGGTCGAGAATGACGTTGCGCGGGTCAAGCGGCCGCCCGGACGCTTTCGCTGGGCAGACTGACGAGCACCGGCCGCACTTGGTGCAGGCGTCGTGGTCGAGCAGTTGTTTCCAAGAGAAGTCATCAATTCCACTCGGGCCGATATCGTCGGGATCAGCATCAGCCGGGACGCCCGGCAGTCGCACTCCGGCTTTCTCGTCGCGGGCGACGAGGTTGGCAAACGAGGAGAGCATGTGGAACGGCTTCGCGTAGGGAATCCAAGCGACAAACCACAGCGCGACGAGCGAGTGGCTCCACCAGACAAAGGGGTACGCACCCGCTGCCAGCTCCGGCGTCATTCCGGCCATGACGAGCGCTTCTTTGACCGACCAGCCGACGAAACTCACCGTCTCGAAGGAGACATCCCGGACCGTCGAAGTACCGAGAATCCGGATGCCCTCGGTGAGATACCCGCCGACGCCAAGCACGAACAGCGCGCCGAGAAACAGGTCGTCCTCGCGGGACGTGTGGCGGTCGTGGAGGCGGTCAAGCTTGCGACCGTAACGCCGCCACAGCGCGACACCGACGCCGACGACGAACAGCAGCCCCATCGCGTCCATGACGAACGAATAAGAGAGGTAGAAGCGACCGACAAAAAAGGACTCGCCAGTCAGCGGCCGGTAGAAGTCGATGTCGATGCCCAGTATCGTCGTCCCGATGAGCAGCGTCAGAAACCCCCAGACGATGAAGGCGTGCATCACGCCGGCGACAGTGTCACGGTCTAACTGCTTCCGGTTTGACAGCGCCAACTTCGCCGCTGCGACCGTCCGCTGTGGCAGCTCGTCCAGTCGCTCGAAAGCGTCCTCGCTGCCCCGGGTATAGCGGGTGACACGGTTGTACACACCGTACAGAAAGACGATGACAGCGAGCGCTGCGAGATAGTAGAACAACACTTTCCCCACGTCGCCGATGCGCCAGAACGTCGGGCGTGTGGTCGTCTGGAGTATAGATGACATACGGTAACACGCGATTTGTGTCCGCTTAAATCTTGCCACGACCCCGTCGCAGTCCTGCGAGAATTAGGTCGCTGTTGAAAGTTTCCGCGTGTTACGTTGCCCATCCGACAGATATATGACTCCTGAGGAGGAGTTTCATGTTCGATGGACGAGAAGACCGAAGAACTCCGTGACATCTTCATGGATGTCTCCGACGAGGAGGCTGTGACGGAGTCTCAGGAGGCGTCGAGAGGGTCCCTCGCCGATACTGACGAGGCCGGTGTCCCGGACCGACTCGGTGATGTCATCGCGCGGATGCGCGAGCGGTACGAGTTCCAAACTGAACTCGCCGACGAGGCCCTTGTGACAGTAGTCCGACTGTTCTACGAGGGGAGCGATGACGCGACCATCGCGGCCGACATCGGCGTAGACGCATCCGCCGTGGTCGAGGCGCGACTGGACCTGCATCTCCTCCGCGACGAGGACACAGAGGCATCGTTTGATCTGGCCGAGTTCCGCCGTCGCGTCGCCGACGATGCCCCGTCTGTCGCCGAGCTCGCGGCCGAGTTCGACATCGACGAGTCCTGTGCCGCCCACTACCGCCGCGTCGTCGCCGCACAGGACGCCACGCGCCGCGTCTCCCACCGCTTCCAGAGCGAGTTCGAGGACGTGCTCACCGACGCCGGACTGTCGACACAGCACGCCGCCACCCTCCGCGAGGACGGCCTCGACGAAGCCACCGAGGACATCGATTCGCTGGACTCCGGCGCTGACGTGTCGATGTGAGTCTCGGCTAGTCTTCACAGCGTTGTCTCGCCGAGATGGGGTCGGCCCTGCTATCTGACTGAATGTCGCCGACACGCCCCGCCGAACTTTCTTGTAGGAGAACACGACCATGCAGGGCCATGCCGACCCACACGTTCAGGGAACTGGAAACGGCCGCCTACTGCCCGCGGAAGCTCTACTACCGCCGCCGCGACGGCGCGAGCGAGATTCCAGACGAAATCGAGTCGGTTCGCCAGTT
The Haloarcula sp. CBA1129 genome window above contains:
- a CDS encoding (Fe-S)-binding protein, which encodes MSSILQTTTRPTFWRIGDVGKVLFYYLAALAVIVFLYGVYNRVTRYTRGSEDAFERLDELPQRTVAAAKLALSNRKQLDRDTVAGVMHAFIVWGFLTLLIGTTILGIDIDFYRPLTGESFFVGRFYLSYSFVMDAMGLLFVVGVGVALWRRYGRKLDRLHDRHTSREDDLFLGALFVLGVGGYLTEGIRILGTSTVRDVSFETVSFVGWSVKEALVMAGMTPELAAGAYPFVWWSHSLVALWFVAWIPYAKPFHMLSSFANLVARDEKAGVRLPGVPADADPDDIGPSGIDDFSWKQLLDHDACTKCGRCSSVCPAKASGRPLDPRNVILDLKRYREERDAGGEDVPIVADGGTSVIDAHTMESCMSCMACMDACPVDIEHVTQFTEMNRRLTEAGEMDEHVQDAMMNVFQHGNTFGDPERARPDWTEDLDFEVPDARDEPVEFLWYVGDYPSYDERNQEIARALARVFEAADVDYGILYEAEQTDGNDVRRVGEEGLYEMLVEDNTEAILDCEFQSIVTTDPHAYNTFMNEYPEFEACEWGEGDVFHYTQVVADLASSGALGLSGSELDYTVTYHDPCHLGRYNGEFEAPRDLIRATGADLHEMPRNRDDSFCCGGGGGGLWMDLEEETKPSEERLREALEDTEAGAAVEKFVVACPMCMTMYEDGRKTGGYEDDLEIVGVTELLAEAVGEAEV
- a CDS encoding conditioned medium-induced protein 4 → MDEKTEELRDIFMDVSDEEAVTESQEASRGSLADTDEAGVPDRLGDVIARMRERYEFQTELADEALVTVVRLFYEGSDDATIAADIGVDASAVVEARLDLHLLRDEDTEASFDLAEFRRRVADDAPSVAELAAEFDIDESCAAHYRRVVAAQDATRRVSHRFQSEFEDVLTDAGLSTQHAATLREDGLDEATEDIDSLDSGADVSM